The Pseudomonas sp. IB20 region GGCATTGTCAGCGCCATCGGCCGTAGCCTGCCAAATGAAAACTACGTGCCGTTCATCCAGACTGACGTGCCGATCAACCCGGGTAACTCCGGTGGTCCGCTGTTCAACCTGGCGGGCGAAGTGGTCGGGATCAACTCGCAGATCTATACCCGTTCCGGTGGCTTCATGGGCGTGTCCTTCGCCATCCCGATCGACGTGGCCATGGATGTTTCCAACCAGCTCAAAAGCGGTGGCAAAGTCAGCCGTGGCTGGTTGGGCGTAGTGATCCAGGAAGTGAACAAAGATCTGGCTGAGTCCTTCGGTCTTGATAAGCCGGCCGGTGCCCTTGTCGCGCAGATCCAGGGTGACGGCCCGGCTGCCAAAGGTGGCCTGCAAGTAGGCGACGTGATCCTGAGCATGAATGGCCAGCCGATCATCATGTCGGCTGACCTGCCGCATTTGGTAGGTGCACTCAAGGCCGGTAGCAAAGCCAAGCTGGAAGTGATTCGTGAAGGCAAGCGCCAGACCGTTGAGCTGACCGTAGGCGCGATTCCGGAAGAGGGCGCCACCCTGGATGCCCTGGGCAACACCAAGCCGGGCGCCGAGCGCAGCAGCAATCGCCTGGGCATCGCCGTAGCCGAGCTGACGGATGAGCAAAAGAAAGCCTTCGACCTTAAAAGTGGCGTGGTGATCAAGGAAGTGCAGGACGGCCCTGCCTCCTTGATTGGCCTGCAGCCAGGTGATGTCATCACCCACCTGAACAATCAGGCCATCGACACCACCAAGCAGTTCACCGACATCGCCAAGGCGCTGCCGAAGAACCGTTCGGTATCGATGCGCGTGTTGCGTCAAGGGCGTGCAAGCTTCATCACCTTCAAGCTGGCCGAGTAATCCGCTAGAATAATAAAAAGCCCCGCGAAAGCGGGGCTTTTTTGTGGGCGGCGGGTTTAGCTCATCATCCCTTTTACCAGGCGTTCCTGTTCGATCAGCTCACGCTGGCGTGCGTCGATACGCGAGGACAGCGGGAAGTTGTTGCCGGCGCGGCGCTTGGCGAAGTCCAGTTGCTGAATGGCCTGCTGGAAGTCGCCTACCAATGCAAAGTACTCGGCGCGGGCTTGATGCAAGCCGATGATGTTGCCGGACAGTCCGCGTGTCTCGGCGACCTGGTACCAGACGTCCGGATCATCAGGACGGGACTTGAGCAACGCATCCAAGGCCTTCTCCGCATCGGCGGTACGGTTCTGCTTGAGCAGCAAGTCCACGCGTACCTGATTCAGCGGATAGTTGCCGGGGTATTGGGTCAGCATCCGGTCAGTGCGTTGCTGCGCATCTGGCAAACGGTTGTTGGTGATGTCCAACTCGATCTGCGCCAGGTTGTAAATGATGTCGTTGGGTGCCTTGGCCAGCAGCGGCGCCAGGGTTTCCCGTGCTTCCTTGAGCTGGGTGCCCTTGATCTGGGCGATGGCCAGGCCGTAGCGCGCCACATCGTTTTTCGGGTTCTCATCCAGTTGTGCCTGGAAGCGCTTGGCAGCCAGGCCCGGCGTATCTTCGTATTGCAACTGTACCCGCGCGCGAATCAGTTGATAACGCAGGCTGTCTTCCTTGCCGCCGGTTTTGGCTTGCTCGGCGCGGTTACGGGTGTCGGCGATCCGTGATTCGGTGACTGGGTGAGTCAGCAGGAATTCCGGCGGTTTGGCGTCAAAACGGTATTGGCGCATCAGCCGCTCGAACATGGTCGGCATGGAGCGGGGGTCGTAACCGGCTTTTTCCAGATTGAGGATGCCGATACGGTCAGCCTCCTGTTCGTTCTGGCGCGAGAACCGGCGTTGCTCCTGAATGGCCGCCGCTTGGCTGCCGGCAATCGCGGCAATACCGGCATCACCTGCACCCGCTGCCGCAGCGATAATGCCGCCGAGCAAAGCGGCCATCATCGGGATCTGCATGCGTGACTGCGCTTCCACACCGCGGGCAAAGTGGCGCTGGGACAAGTGAGCCAATTCGTGGGCGAGTACCGAGGCATATTCGCCTTCGGTCTGGGCATTGAGGAACAGGCCGCCGTTGACCCCGACAATCCCGCCAGGGGCGGCAAAGGCGTTGAGTTGCGGGCTGTTGATCAGGATGAACTCCAGGCGCCGGTCATTGACCTGGCTGGTCTCCACCAGCTTGTAAACGCTGGTTTCGACGTAATCCTTGAGCTGAGGGTCATTGAGTTGCGAGACCTGGCCGCGCAGATAGGCCAGCCATGCGCGGCCCAACTGATATTCCTGTTGTGGCGAGACAATGGCAGAACTGGCGTCGCCAAGTGACGGCAGGTCGTCCGCGAAGCCTGGAGAGGCCAGCAGGCAAGCCAGCGTCAGCAGGGTGGGGCGCAAAAAAGTCATGCACAGAGCCTTTCGACAAAGAGGTTACTGTAGCCGGACACTGAGCTTCGGACCAGATATTCTAAGCACCCTAAACGCTTGCCCGGAGTAAAACCATGACCGACGCTGTAGCCTTTGATGCCGAACTCGATGCCAGCGGCCTCAATTGCCCGTTGCCGTTGCTCAAGGCCAAGCTGGAACTCAATCGATTGGCCAGCGGTGCAGTACTCAAGGTGATCGCCACGGACGCAGGCTCCCAGCGTGATTTCCGTACGTTTGCCAAGTTGGCCGGCCACACCTTGTTGCACGAAGAAGACGCCGCCGGCGTGTACCGCTATTGGTTGCGCAAGGCCTGAACCGTTTGCCCCCATCACCCGAGGTTGATTGATGTTCAAAGTGTTACGAGACTGGATTCAGCGCTACTTCTCCGATGAAGAGGCCGTGGTGCTGGCGGTCCTGCTGTTCCTGGCCTTTACCGCCGTGCTCACCTTAGGTGGCATGTTGGCACCGGTGCTGGCAGGGATGGTGTTGGCGTACCTGATGCAAGGCCTAGTCACCACCCTGGAGCGTTTGCGCTTGCCGGGCGGGGTGGCGGTGGGGCTGGTGTTTGCCTTGTTCATGGGGCTGTTGGTGGTGTTCATCGTGGTGCTGCTGCCGTTACTGTGGCATCAGTTGATCACCCTGTTCAACGAGCTGCCGGGCATGCTCGCCAAGTGGCAATCGCTGTTGCTGCTGTTGCCGGAACGCTACCCGCACTTGGTGTCGGATGAGCAGGTGCTGCAGGCCATCGAAGTGGCGCGCGGCGAGATCGGAAAATTCGGGCAATGGGCGCTGACCTTTTCCCTCTCCAGCTTGCCGCTGCTGGTCAACATCATGATCTACCTGGTGCTGGTGCCGATCCTGGTGTTCTTCTTCCTCAAGGACCGCGCAATGATTGGTCGCTGGGTCAGCGGGTATCTACCGCGTGAGCGCGCGTTGATCACTCGCGTGGCTGAGGAAATGAACCGGCAGATCGCCAATTACATCCGCGGCAAGGTCATCGAGATTGTTATCTGCGGGGGCGTTACCTACATCGCTTTTGTGGCGCTGGGGCTGAACTACGCGGCACTGCTGGCGTTGCTGGTGGGAGTGTCGGTGGTGGTGCCGTATGTCGGCGCGGTGGTGGTGACGGTGCCGGTGATGCTGATCGCATTGTTTCAATGGGGCTGGAGTGACCAGTTCATCTACCTGATGGCGGTGTACGGCATTATCCAGACCCTGGACGGTAACGTGCTGGTGCCGCTGCTGTTCTCGGAGGCCGTCAACCTGCACCCGGTAGCGATCATCTGTGCAGTGTTGTTGTTTGGTGGGTTGTGGGGGTTTTGGGGCGTGTTCTTCGCGATCCCGTTGGCGACGTTGTTCAAGGCCGTACTGGATGCATGGCCGCGGCAAGAACCGGTGGTTGCGCCTTTGTTGTAACGATTGGGGCGAACACCCAGTGTTCGCCCCAAAGATTCAAGCCTTGTTCAACGCCTGCGCCGCCGCCAAAACGGCATCCACATGCCCTGGTACTTTCACGCCGCGCCATTCCTGACGCAGCACGCCATCCTTGTCGATCAGGAAGGTGCTGCGATCCACGCCCAGGTACTCCTTGCCGTACAGCTTCTTCAACTTGATCACATCAAACAGCTGGCAAACTGCTTCGTCCTTGTCGCTGATCAGCTCGAAGGGGAATTCCTGCTTGCCCTTGAAGTTTTCGTGGGACTTCACGCTGTCGCGCGACACGCCAAACACCTCGGTGTTGGCGGCCTTGAAATCAGCATATTGGTCGCGAAAACCCTGGCTTTCGGTCGTGCAGCCCGGGGTGCTGTCCTTAGGGTAGAAGTAGATCACCACTTGCTTGCCCTTGAGGGCGGCGAGGCTGAACGTCTGGCCGCTGGTGGCCTGAGCTTCGAAGTCGGCCACGGGTTTGTCGATGGCTACCGGCATGAGTACTTCCTTACATTGGGTTCTGTGGGCGCCATGGCTCGATCAACGCGTCGAGGTTCAGGGCATCGGCGAAATCCAGGAACTGGTCACGCAGCCAGCTGATCTGCACGCCGGCCGGCAAGGTCACGGTGAACGTGGCGTTGAGCATGGTGCCGCCGGTTTGTGGCGCTTGATAGGTGTCGCAGGTCAGGTTCTCCAGCTCGACGTTGTGGTCGATAAAGAACTGGCACAGCTCGTTGACGATGTCCGAGCGGTAGGCCGAGCTGACATACGCCACATAAGGCAGGGCCTGTGGACGGTTCTCGAGTGCGGCACTGCGGACCACATTGACGGTGAAATCGTGCTTCTTGGCCAGGCCCGGCAGGCCGGTCTCCAGGCGCGCCAGGGCGTCCCAGGTACCGGAAATCTGCAGCACCAGCGCACTGCATTCGCCATGGCGTGTGAGGCGGGAGGTTACGACGGCGCAGCGGTTTTCATGGCTGGCGCGGCACAGGACGTTAGTCAGCTCCATGGGGTTGGCGCCAAGGGCACTGATAACAAGGAATTGTTCGCGAACTGTGGGGGTGGACATGCAGCCTTCCTAAAACGATGAGCGGTCGATACGGTGAGGGCTGTATCGATCAAAGGATGAAGGGTAGCGAAAACCGTCGCCAAGGGATAGGAGGTGGCGTTTTCATTGCGTGATCAGTCTGATTTCAGCGTGCTTCAAGCCATGCTTTGGCTCAATGATGGCATTGCCCGTCGTTTAGTTGCCCCAGAACGCATCCTCAGGCGGTACTTCGCTTGTACAAGCATCTTGGCGCCAGTACCATTACGGCTCTCTTTTTCCGGCAGGAGCGGTTGCATGATTGCGGGCAGTATGGTGGCACTGGTCACACCCATGGATGCACAAGGTCATCTCGACTGGGATAGCCTGGGCAAACTGGTGGACTTCCACCTGCAAGAGGGCACCAACGCCATTGTGGCGGTCGGCACCACGGGTGAATCGGCCACACTGGATGTGGAAGAACACATCCAGGTGATCGAATTCGTGGTCAAGCGCGTCGCGGGCCGTATCGCCGTGATCGCCGGTACGGGCGCCAACTCGACGCGTGAAGCGATCGAGCTGACCAAAAACGCCAAGAAAGCCGGCGCCGATGCCTGCTTGCTGGTGACCCCGTACTACAACAAGCCGACCCAGGAAGGCCTGTACCAGCACTTTCGCACCATTGCCGAAGCCGTTGATATCCCGCAGATCCTCTACAACGTTCCCGGCCGCACTGCCTGCGACATGAAGGCTGAGACCGTGATTCGCCTGTCCACGGTGCCGAACATCATCGGTATCAAGGAAGCCACCGGCGACCTGCAACGCGCCAAGGACATCCTGGCCGGCGTGAGCAGCGACTTCCTGCTGTATTCCGGTGACGACGCCACGGCTGTCGAGCTGATCCTGCTGGGTGGCAAAGGCAACATCTCGGTGACCGCCAACGTTGCACCGCGCGCCATGAGCGAACTGTGCGCCGCCGCTATCGCCGGTGACGCCGTGACCGCCCGCGCGATCCACGAGAAGCTGATGCCGCTCAACAAGACACTGTTTATTGAATCCAACCCTATTCCCGTGAAATGGGCACTGTTTGAGATGGGCTTGATGCCGGACGGTATCCGTCTGCCGCTCACCCGGCTCAGCGAAGCCTGTCACGAACCGCTGCGACAGGCCCTGCGCCAGTCCGGCGTCCTGGTTTAATTGAGGAAGCACTACGCATGAAGCGATTGGCCGGACTTTCCGCACTTGCCTTGATTATCTCCAGCACCAGTGGCTGCGGTTGGATTTGGGGCCCGGAAGGCTACTTCCGTGACCGCGGCAGCGATTACCTGGAAGCACAAGCAACCAAACCGATGCAGCTGCCGCCGGACGTCAATGTCGCCAAGCGCCTTGACCCGTTGCTGCCTATTCCGCGTAACGTGGCCGACGACACCACTAAAGGTGAGTACGTGGTGCCACGTCCACAGCCGATCTCGGCCGTGGCGGACGCCAGCGACTACAGCCTGCAAAAGAGCGGCGACAACCGCTGGATCATCGCTCAACGTCCACCCGCCGAAGTCTGGCCTGTGGCAGTGCAGTTCTTCCAGGACAACGGTTTCCGCCTGGACCAGCAACGCCCGCAGACCGGTGAGTTCACCACTGCCTGGCAGCGCAGCAGCGAACTGTCCGCCAACATGGCCCAGCGCCTGCAGGCCAGTGGCGTAGCGGCTGACAGCGAAGCCCGTGTGCGTGTGCGCATCGAGCCTGGCGTGCAGCGCAATACCAGTGAAGTCTACGTGGTCAGCGCCGAGCGTCCTGCCGGCAGCACCGCCAACGTCGACTTCACTCCGCGTTCGGTCAACATGGGCGTTGACGCCGCGCTGGTCGACGAGATGCTGGCCAGCATGAGCCGTATCTCCGAGAAGGGCGGTTCGGTTTCCCTGCTCGCCGCACGTGATTACGACACGCCTAACCGCGTCAGCCTCACCGAAGACGGCAGCGGCAACGTGGTGCTGAACCTGGGTGAAGACCTCGACCGTGCCTGGGCCAGTGTTGGTCGCGCGTTGGAGCAGGGCCCTTGGCGCGTTGAAGACATCAACCGCAGCCTGGGCCTGTACTACATCAACGTGGCTGAAAAGGCCGAGAAGAAAGACGACGAGCCAGGTTTCTTCGGCAAACTGTTCGGCAGCAAGCCGACCAAGGAAGAGATCGAAACCCGTGCCGAGCGTTACCAAGTTCGTTTGAGCAAGGTTGGCGAAAGCGTACAAGTCACCGTCGAGAAAAACATCAACACCGTTGCGCCAGCAGAAACGGCGCGCAAAGTGTTGGGCGTGATTCAGGACAACTTGGGCTGATCCGATGCGTTTTGCCGTTCTCGGCAGCGGTAGCCAAGGGAACGGCACGCTGGTCGCCCACGACGACACGTACGTGCTGGTGGATTGTGGTTTCTCGTTAAAAGAAACCGAGCGACGCCTGCTGCGCCTGGGGGTTCACCCTACGCAGCTGAGCGCGATTCTAGTGACCCACGAACATGCCGACCACGTGCATGGCGTGGGTTTGCTGTCTCGGCGCTACAATCTTCCGGTGTACCTGAGTCGTGGCACTCTGCGCGGGATGCGCAAACCCATAGAACCCGCAGGTTTCCTGGCCGGTGGCGAGCAGCTGCAGATTGGTGCGTTGAGCATCGATGTGATTGCCGTAGCGCACGACGCCCAGGAGCCGACGCAGTACGTATTCAGTGACGGTGAGCGGCGTTTCGGCGTGCTCACCGACCTGGGTTCCTACTGCTCCAAGGTGCTGGACGGTTACCGCAACCTCGATGCATTGATGATCGAGTCCAACCACTGCCGAGATCTGTTGGCTCGTGGTCATTACCCGTACTTTCTCAAGCAACGGGTGGGCGGCGAGCTGGGACATTTGAACAACCACCAGGCGGCGTACCTGGTGTATGAGTTGGGCTGGCAAGACCTGCAACACTTGGTCCTGGCCCACTTGAGCAGCAAGAACAACCTGCCGACGCTTGCCCGGCAATGTTTTGTCGACACCCTCGGGTGCGACCCGGACTGGCTGCAACTGGCCGATCAAGATTCAGGGCTCGACTGGCGACACATCGCCTAGCCCACCTCACTCAAAGCGGAGCCCATCATGGAAAAACGTGAAGAACTCTACCGCGGCAAAGCCAAGTCGGTGTACAAGACCGACGACGCCAACCGCCTGATCCTGCTGTTTCGCAACGACACCTCGGCGTTCGACGGCAAGCGCATCGAACAACTTGATCGCAAAGGCATGGTGAACAACAAGTTCAACGCCTTCATCATGCAGAAACTCGAAGCGGCCGGCATCCCGACCCAATTCGACAAACTGCTGGGCGACAACGAGTGCCTGGTGAAGAAGCTGGACATGATCCCGGTCGAATGCGTCGTGCGTAACTACGCCGCCGGCAGCCTGGTCAAGCGCTTGGGCGTGGAAGAAGGCCTCAAGCTCAACCCCTACACCTTCGAACTGTTCCTGAAGGACGACGCCAAGGGCGACCCGTTCATCAACGAATCCCACGTCGTGGCGTTCGGCTGGGGCACCACTGAGCAACTGGCGCGCATGAAGGAGTTGTCCCTTAAGGTCAACGACGTGCTGACCAAGCTGTTCGACGACGCCGGCCTGCTGCTGGTCGACTTCAAACTGGAATTCGGCGTATTCCACGACGGCTCCATCGTCCTGGGCGACGAATTCAGCCCGGACGGCTGCCGCCTGTGGGACAAAGACACCAAGAAGAAGATGGACAAAGACCGCTTCCGCCAGGGCCTCGGTGACGTCATCGAAGCCTACGAAGAAGTCGCCAATCGTCTCGGCGTACCGCTTTAATCGACGCAAGCATCTGATAGCACGGAAAAAAATCGCTTTTGGGGTTTGCTTCCGCGAAACACACTGTTATGATGCGCGCCGTTGGAGAGATGCCAGAGTGGCCGAATGGGACGGATTCGAAATCCGTTGTACCTTCACCGGTACCTAGGGTTCGAATCCCTATCTCTCCGCCATTATTGAATAAGACTAAGCCCCTGTAATCGTTAAAGATTACAGGGGATTTTTCGTTTCGGTCATATTGTTTAGGGCATTTCTAGGGCAGAAACCTCGCCCTGTATACCGCTCTAGTCCGCTCTAACCCCCAGCATTTTTGACACGATACCCGCCATGCTCTTGGTGTCCTTCGGTATCCACCTCCCGTAGTGCTTTCTCACCATCGCGGTATCAACGTGACCCATTCCCTGGTCACTAGCGGCGGTGATGATTACGAAACCGTCTCCCTCATGGGGTTCTGGCGCATGCGAAGGGGTTCGATTCCCTATCTCTCCGCCATTACATAGAAAAAGCCCCGTAGCTGAATAAGCTACGGGGCTTTTTTGCTTTGGTCTGCTTAGCCAGGCTGCGCCACCAAGCTATTACTCACATTCCTTCCCAACACCAGCACCGTCATAAACCCACATCCCACCAATGCCGTCGCCAAACTCAACAATACCGTGCTACCCATCTGATCGACAATCTGCCCGCCAAAGAACGAGCCCAACGCAATAATCACCTGGAACAACGCGACAAACAGCGGCATGCCACGTTCGACATCCTTGGGCGCTACCACAAACATCCAGATACTCGCGCAGGCCGGGAAGGCGCCGAAGGCGAAGCCCCAGAGGCCGATCAGCATTGCGGCGCCGGTCATGCCGGTGGCGAAGTAGGGGAACAGGGCGGTGCTGGTGCCGATCACCAGCGCGACCAGTAGCAAGGTGTAACGTACGCTGCGGTTGGCGGCGAAACCGGCAAAAATGTTACCCGCTACGCCTGCCACGCCGAAGAGCAGCAGCAGCGAGCCAATGGTGGGGCCGTCGAAGCCGGAGCTGTTTTTGAAGAAAGGCGCGACGTAGGTGTACGCGGCAAAGTGCGCCAGGCCGATCAGCAATACCGCGATCAAGCCGACCCGGGCGCTTGGGTTGATAAATAAAGCCGGCAAGTCACTGATGTGAATGGCCTTTTCCGGTTTGAGTCGCGGCAGCAGGAAGACCTGCGCCAGCAACACTGGCACGCCCACCAGCGCGGTGACGAGGAAGGTCATGCGCCAGCCCATCAGGCCGCTGAGCCAGGTGCCCACGGGCACGCCGAGGACGGTGGCCAGGGTCACGCCCATCATGATGATCGACGTGGCCTTCGCTACGCCCACGCCCTTGGGCGCCAGGCGGCCGCTGAGGGCGATGGCGGTCGCCCAGAAGCCGCCGATGCTGATGCCCAGCAATACGCGGCCGAACAGCAGCAGGCTGAAGTCGCTGGCGTAGGCCACCACCGAGTTGGCGATGATCATGGTCAGCGTCAGGCCGATCAGCAGGTAGCGACGGTCCATGGCGCCAATGCTGACAGACAGCAACGGGGCGGCGAGGGCGGCCATGATGCCGGGCACGGTCACCATCAGGCCGGCGTGGCCGGCGCTGATACCGAGGTCGCTGGCGACATCGTTGAGTACGCCCACCGGCAGAAACTCACTGGTGACCAAGGCGAAGGCGCCCACGGCGACCGAGAGAATCGCCAGCCACTGCTGTTTGACGCTCTGTTGATTATGTTCGGGAGGGCCGCTAGGGACCGTGCTGGCGCTTGGCATGATTTTGGGTTCCAGAGGTGACGGTCGCCTGAAGCCAGGCGAGGGAAAGGGAAATTGGAGGCGATTATAAGAACCTGTTCTGGCAATGACACAGGCGACCGTTTCGATAATAACCATCAGTGCAATCGATTCGACGCCCTACATGACGGTTGCGTCTTTCGTACATATTTCCCCTACGTTGCTTACAGCTAGTGCGTTGCACGTTTTTCGCTAACTCACTATCTTGGTTTCAGCGATTTCCAAGTAGGAAATCCCACACTGCAAAGGACATGCATCATGAGTAAAAACACCAAACAAACCTCCAGCTCGATGGCGACGTTGGCAGCCGAAACCCTTAATAATCCAAATGCCTCTGCCATTGCCAAAAGCCTTGCCGCTTCAGCATTGGCGCAGAGCAGCACTGATAAGCAGACCAGTGCAGAGATGGAGGAGAAAGCGGGGAAGGCGCTTCAAAGCGATAAGTACAGCCAGGAAACGAAATCCCTTGCGGCTTCGGTCCTCTCCCAAGCCAATAAAGAGCGGGGAAACTGAGTTACAGCCCCGCCCGTAAATAGAAACGCCCCGTAGCAAAACACGCTGCGGGTTTTTTCGTTTCTGGGTGTTCGATTTGCCAAGGCCGGCCTGAATAAATTATTCGCACCTCACCGAGTAACTTTCCCTGCTGCGGTGTTCACCCCACAGACCATTAGGGAGCGGCCATGAACACCTCCTCCGACCGCTACGACCGCCTGACCCGCACGTTCCACTGGCTCACCGCCGCCGTGGTGGTCTTCCTGCGCAGATTGTTTTGGGCTTCCTGTTACGCTGGGCTCAAGGTGAACCCTTCCACTTTTTCGGACTGTTTCCTGTACCCGCGCCCTTTGTGATTGATCACGCGTGGCGGGGCACCCTGGGTGGTCTGCATAACAATGTGGCCTGGGCGATCATCCTGCTGGCGGTCTTGATGGTAACCCCGATGTTCGCGGCGGCATGCCCGAAGGGCACGCATCCGGTTGGGGGCACTGGGTCCCATCACAAAGGCGGAACCTGCCAATAGTCGGTCTTTTGCGGGGCTGCGTCAGTGCTTCACGTCGTCGCTGGCAACTGCCAGCGACTTGCCCACCAGTTTAAGGACTCGGTCACGGCCGCCTTCTGCCAGTAAATAAGTACCGTCTCCTGTTCGCACAATCGACTGCGGCGCCTTCAAGAACGACAAGATCGTCTGTTGCCGCCCCTGTTTATCAATCAGCAGCAACCGTGCCCGATGCGTCGAGTCTTCATTGACCCACAAACCGCGTTCATCACACATCAAGAACGTCGGTTTGTTCAAGTCCGCCAGCACCACCGGATCGCTGCCGTCATCGGTCAGCTCACGCACCACGCCTTTTTTCTTTTCGGTGTAGAGCATTCGGCCATCGGTACAACGGGTGATGGACTCGCCTTCGTTCAGTTGATCGCGCAGCACGGTCAGCGACTGGTCGCTCCAGCGATAGCGCAATAGCCGCCCATTGTCCTTGCGGTCTTCGA contains the following coding sequences:
- a CDS encoding DegQ family serine endoprotease: MSIPRLKSYLSIVATVLVLGQALPAQAAELPDFTQLVEQASPAVVNISTTQKLPDRKVSNQQMPDLEGLPPMLREFFERGMPQPRSPRGGGGQREAQSLGSGFIISPDGYILTNNHVIADADEILVRLADRSELKAKLVGTDPRSDVALLKIEGKDLPVLKLGKSQDLKAGQWVVAIGSPFGFDHTVTQGIVSAIGRSLPNENYVPFIQTDVPINPGNSGGPLFNLAGEVVGINSQIYTRSGGFMGVSFAIPIDVAMDVSNQLKSGGKVSRGWLGVVIQEVNKDLAESFGLDKPAGALVAQIQGDGPAAKGGLQVGDVILSMNGQPIIMSADLPHLVGALKAGSKAKLEVIREGKRQTVELTVGAIPEEGATLDALGNTKPGAERSSNRLGIAVAELTDEQKKAFDLKSGVVIKEVQDGPASLIGLQPGDVITHLNNQAIDTTKQFTDIAKALPKNRSVSMRVLRQGRASFITFKLAE
- a CDS encoding M48 family metalloprotease produces the protein MTFLRPTLLTLACLLASPGFADDLPSLGDASSAIVSPQQEYQLGRAWLAYLRGQVSQLNDPQLKDYVETSVYKLVETSQVNDRRLEFILINSPQLNAFAAPGGIVGVNGGLFLNAQTEGEYASVLAHELAHLSQRHFARGVEAQSRMQIPMMAALLGGIIAAAAGAGDAGIAAIAGSQAAAIQEQRRFSRQNEQEADRIGILNLEKAGYDPRSMPTMFERLMRQYRFDAKPPEFLLTHPVTESRIADTRNRAEQAKTGGKEDSLRYQLIRARVQLQYEDTPGLAAKRFQAQLDENPKNDVARYGLAIAQIKGTQLKEARETLAPLLAKAPNDIIYNLAQIELDITNNRLPDAQQRTDRMLTQYPGNYPLNQVRVDLLLKQNRTADAEKALDALLKSRPDDPDVWYQVAETRGLSGNIIGLHQARAEYFALVGDFQQAIQQLDFAKRRAGNNFPLSSRIDARQRELIEQERLVKGMMS
- a CDS encoding sulfurtransferase TusA family protein — encoded protein: MTDAVAFDAELDASGLNCPLPLLKAKLELNRLASGAVLKVIATDAGSQRDFRTFAKLAGHTLLHEEDAAGVYRYWLRKA
- a CDS encoding AI-2E family transporter, translated to MFKVLRDWIQRYFSDEEAVVLAVLLFLAFTAVLTLGGMLAPVLAGMVLAYLMQGLVTTLERLRLPGGVAVGLVFALFMGLLVVFIVVLLPLLWHQLITLFNELPGMLAKWQSLLLLLPERYPHLVSDEQVLQAIEVARGEIGKFGQWALTFSLSSLPLLVNIMIYLVLVPILVFFFLKDRAMIGRWVSGYLPRERALITRVAEEMNRQIANYIRGKVIEIVICGGVTYIAFVALGLNYAALLALLVGVSVVVPYVGAVVVTVPVMLIALFQWGWSDQFIYLMAVYGIIQTLDGNVLVPLLFSEAVNLHPVAIICAVLLFGGLWGFWGVFFAIPLATLFKAVLDAWPRQEPVVAPLL
- a CDS encoding peroxiredoxin — its product is MPVAIDKPVADFEAQATSGQTFSLAALKGKQVVIYFYPKDSTPGCTTESQGFRDQYADFKAANTEVFGVSRDSVKSHENFKGKQEFPFELISDKDEAVCQLFDVIKLKKLYGKEYLGVDRSTFLIDKDGVLRQEWRGVKVPGHVDAVLAAAQALNKA
- a CDS encoding glycine cleavage system protein R; translation: MSTPTVREQFLVISALGANPMELTNVLCRASHENRCAVVTSRLTRHGECSALVLQISGTWDALARLETGLPGLAKKHDFTVNVVRSAALENRPQALPYVAYVSSAYRSDIVNELCQFFIDHNVELENLTCDTYQAPQTGGTMLNATFTVTLPAGVQISWLRDQFLDFADALNLDALIEPWRPQNPM
- the dapA gene encoding 4-hydroxy-tetrahydrodipicolinate synthase; the encoded protein is MIAGSMVALVTPMDAQGHLDWDSLGKLVDFHLQEGTNAIVAVGTTGESATLDVEEHIQVIEFVVKRVAGRIAVIAGTGANSTREAIELTKNAKKAGADACLLVTPYYNKPTQEGLYQHFRTIAEAVDIPQILYNVPGRTACDMKAETVIRLSTVPNIIGIKEATGDLQRAKDILAGVSSDFLLYSGDDATAVELILLGGKGNISVTANVAPRAMSELCAAAIAGDAVTARAIHEKLMPLNKTLFIESNPIPVKWALFEMGLMPDGIRLPLTRLSEACHEPLRQALRQSGVLV
- the bamC gene encoding outer membrane protein assembly factor BamC, which encodes MKRLAGLSALALIISSTSGCGWIWGPEGYFRDRGSDYLEAQATKPMQLPPDVNVAKRLDPLLPIPRNVADDTTKGEYVVPRPQPISAVADASDYSLQKSGDNRWIIAQRPPAEVWPVAVQFFQDNGFRLDQQRPQTGEFTTAWQRSSELSANMAQRLQASGVAADSEARVRVRIEPGVQRNTSEVYVVSAERPAGSTANVDFTPRSVNMGVDAALVDEMLASMSRISEKGGSVSLLAARDYDTPNRVSLTEDGSGNVVLNLGEDLDRAWASVGRALEQGPWRVEDINRSLGLYYINVAEKAEKKDDEPGFFGKLFGSKPTKEEIETRAERYQVRLSKVGESVQVTVEKNINTVAPAETARKVLGVIQDNLG
- a CDS encoding MBL fold metallo-hydrolase gives rise to the protein MRFAVLGSGSQGNGTLVAHDDTYVLVDCGFSLKETERRLLRLGVHPTQLSAILVTHEHADHVHGVGLLSRRYNLPVYLSRGTLRGMRKPIEPAGFLAGGEQLQIGALSIDVIAVAHDAQEPTQYVFSDGERRFGVLTDLGSYCSKVLDGYRNLDALMIESNHCRDLLARGHYPYFLKQRVGGELGHLNNHQAAYLVYELGWQDLQHLVLAHLSSKNNLPTLARQCFVDTLGCDPDWLQLADQDSGLDWRHIA
- the purC gene encoding phosphoribosylaminoimidazolesuccinocarboxamide synthase, translated to MEKREELYRGKAKSVYKTDDANRLILLFRNDTSAFDGKRIEQLDRKGMVNNKFNAFIMQKLEAAGIPTQFDKLLGDNECLVKKLDMIPVECVVRNYAAGSLVKRLGVEEGLKLNPYTFELFLKDDAKGDPFINESHVVAFGWGTTEQLARMKELSLKVNDVLTKLFDDAGLLLVDFKLEFGVFHDGSIVLGDEFSPDGCRLWDKDTKKKMDKDRFRQGLGDVIEAYEEVANRLGVPL
- a CDS encoding MFS transporter, producing MPSASTVPSGPPEHNQQSVKQQWLAILSVAVGAFALVTSEFLPVGVLNDVASDLGISAGHAGLMVTVPGIMAALAAPLLSVSIGAMDRRYLLIGLTLTMIIANSVVAYASDFSLLLFGRVLLGISIGGFWATAIALSGRLAPKGVGVAKATSIIMMGVTLATVLGVPVGTWLSGLMGWRMTFLVTALVGVPVLLAQVFLLPRLKPEKAIHISDLPALFINPSARVGLIAVLLIGLAHFAAYTYVAPFFKNSSGFDGPTIGSLLLLFGVAGVAGNIFAGFAANRSVRYTLLLVALVIGTSTALFPYFATGMTGAAMLIGLWGFAFGAFPACASIWMFVVAPKDVERGMPLFVALFQVIIALGSFFGGQIVDQMGSTVLLSLATALVGCGFMTVLVLGRNVSNSLVAQPG